A window from Streptomyces sp. NBC_00335 encodes these proteins:
- a CDS encoding SigB/SigF/SigG family RNA polymerase sigma factor, with protein MSPTTRDTADPLHTGLLPDLLGLPENLPENLVGVSTTDARTLSTSLFRRLGTLEEGTAEFSYVRNTLVELNLSLVKYAARRYRARREPLEDIIQVGTIGLIKAINRFDVERGTEFATFAIPTITGEIKRFFRDTSWSVKVPRRLQELRLDIARTYDALEQGLGRRPSEHELAHRLGITDSELAEGLQASNGYTAGSLDAPLGEDSDASPLTSSLGVEEAAYDRIECLETLKPLLTTLSDRDRRILALRFGEELTQSEIGDRLGLSQMHVSRLLSRITERLRTGLLTDDGVPDDSV; from the coding sequence ATGTCACCCACCACCCGCGACACGGCGGACCCCCTCCATACCGGGCTCCTCCCGGACCTCCTCGGCCTCCCCGAGAACCTCCCCGAGAACCTGGTCGGCGTGAGCACGACGGACGCCCGGACCCTGTCCACCTCGCTCTTCCGGCGTCTTGGCACCCTGGAGGAGGGCACTGCCGAGTTCTCGTACGTGCGCAACACCCTCGTCGAGCTGAACCTCAGCCTGGTGAAGTACGCGGCCCGCCGCTACCGCGCGCGCAGGGAACCGCTGGAGGACATCATCCAGGTCGGCACGATCGGCCTGATCAAGGCCATCAACCGGTTCGACGTGGAGCGCGGGACCGAGTTCGCCACGTTCGCGATCCCCACCATCACCGGTGAGATCAAGCGGTTCTTCCGTGACACCAGCTGGTCGGTGAAGGTCCCCAGGCGTCTGCAGGAACTCCGGCTCGACATCGCCAGGACCTACGACGCCCTCGAACAGGGGCTGGGCCGCCGGCCGTCCGAACACGAGCTGGCACACCGCCTCGGGATCACCGACAGCGAGCTGGCCGAGGGCCTCCAGGCGAGCAACGGCTACACCGCCGGGTCCCTCGACGCACCGCTCGGCGAGGACTCCGACGCGTCGCCGCTGACGTCTTCGCTCGGCGTCGAGGAAGCCGCGTACGACCGCATCGAATGCCTGGAAACCCTCAAGCCCCTGCTGACGACCCTCAGCGACCGCGATCGCCGGATCCTGGCCCTGCGCTTCGGCGAGGAACTCACCCAGTCCGAGATCGGCGACCGGCTCGGCCTCTCCCAGATGCACGTCTCCCGGCTGCTGAGCCGGATCACGGAACGGCTGAGGACGGGTCTTCTGACCGACGACGGCGTCCCTGACGACTCCGTGTAG
- a CDS encoding flavin reductase family protein codes for MDGFTDVLDYAMYVVTAAADGERAGCLVGFASQCSIDPPRFMVWISTSNRTYRVARRASHVAVHVLRREQRPTADWFGGRTGDDVDKFERVDWRPGEGSAPVLADCLAWFVGRVRGHVEGDGDHVGFLLDPVEQSPPGRRDEPPLLRFSDIADISPGHPA; via the coding sequence ATGGACGGCTTCACCGACGTCCTCGATTACGCGATGTACGTCGTGACGGCGGCGGCCGACGGAGAACGGGCCGGGTGCCTGGTGGGATTCGCCTCGCAGTGCTCGATCGACCCGCCCCGTTTCATGGTGTGGATCTCCACGTCCAACCGGACGTACCGCGTCGCACGCCGCGCCTCGCACGTGGCGGTCCACGTGCTGCGCCGCGAGCAGAGGCCCACGGCGGACTGGTTCGGCGGGCGGACCGGCGACGACGTGGACAAGTTCGAGCGGGTGGACTGGCGGCCCGGAGAAGGGTCCGCACCGGTCCTCGCGGACTGCCTCGCCTGGTTCGTCGGCCGGGTACGAGGGCACGTGGAGGGCGACGGGGACCACGTCGGCTTCCTGCTCGACCCGGTGGAGCAGAGCCCGCCCGGGCGGCGCGACGAGCCGCCCCTGCTCCGGTTCAGCGATATCGCCGACATCTCACCGGGGCACCCTGCTTGA
- a CDS encoding DUF6131 family protein, with protein MIFAGLILLLIGFLTGISILWTIGIILLVVGAVLWILGSVGHAVGGRRHYW; from the coding sequence ATGATTTTCGCCGGACTCATCCTCCTGCTCATCGGATTCCTGACCGGAATCTCCATCCTGTGGACCATCGGGATCATTCTGCTCGTGGTGGGCGCGGTGCTGTGGATTCTGGGCTCGGTCGGTCACGCGGTCGGCGGACGTCGCCACTACTGGTAA
- a CDS encoding fatty acid desaturase family protein produces MNSLEKVRPPPAGAETGSDFARLSRKIQAAGLMGRRPGYYALRITVVTTLYALGCTAFVLIGDSWWNLITAGFLAFVFGQVALLAHDVAHRQVFRLRRSSEVSGRLAGNLGIGMGYGWWQDKHSRHHANPNHEDLDPDLDPDILVWTQDQARASKGLPRLLGRSQAFLFFPLLTLEGFNLHVSGIRSLADGALKDRAWEGTLLFTHLAVYLGALFLVLPPGKAIAFLVVHQCLFGIYLGSIFAPNHKGMPTLRGADRPDFLRRQVLTSRDVRGGRFTDIVLGGLNYQIEHHLFPSMPSPHLRRAQVIVRGHCQELGVSYLETSLINSYRQTLASLHHAGAPLRQPRVRQVRTTET; encoded by the coding sequence ATGAACTCTTTGGAGAAGGTGCGACCCCCGCCCGCAGGGGCGGAAACGGGGAGCGACTTCGCCCGGCTGTCCAGGAAGATCCAGGCGGCCGGCCTGATGGGCCGGCGCCCGGGCTACTACGCACTGCGCATCACCGTCGTGACGACCCTCTACGCCCTCGGTTGCACGGCCTTCGTGCTGATCGGGGACAGCTGGTGGAACCTGATCACCGCCGGATTCCTGGCCTTCGTCTTCGGCCAGGTGGCTCTGCTGGCGCACGACGTCGCGCACCGGCAGGTCTTCCGCCTGCGCAGGTCCAGCGAGGTGTCCGGGCGGCTCGCCGGGAACCTCGGCATCGGGATGGGATACGGCTGGTGGCAGGACAAGCACAGCCGGCACCACGCCAACCCCAACCACGAGGACCTCGACCCCGATCTCGATCCGGACATCCTGGTCTGGACACAGGACCAGGCCCGGGCCTCCAAGGGGCTACCCCGGCTCCTGGGACGCTCCCAGGCGTTCCTGTTCTTCCCCCTGCTCACGCTGGAGGGCTTCAACCTGCACGTGTCCGGGATCCGGTCCCTGGCCGACGGCGCCCTGAAGGACCGGGCGTGGGAGGGCACCCTCCTCTTCACGCACCTCGCGGTCTATCTCGGCGCGCTGTTCCTGGTGCTGCCGCCCGGCAAGGCGATCGCGTTCCTGGTGGTCCACCAGTGCCTCTTCGGCATCTACCTCGGATCCATCTTCGCCCCGAACCACAAGGGCATGCCGACCCTGCGGGGCGCGGACCGGCCGGACTTCCTGCGCCGCCAGGTGCTGACCTCCCGCGACGTGCGGGGCGGCCGGTTCACCGACATCGTGCTCGGCGGCCTGAACTACCAGATCGAGCACCACCTCTTCCCGAGCATGCCCAGCCCGCACCTGCGCCGGGCCCAGGTCATCGTCCGCGGCCACTGCCAGGAGCTCGGAGTGAGCTACCTGGAGACCAGCCTGATCAACTCCTACCGGCAGACCCTCGCCAGCCTCCACCACGCCGGCGCCCCGCTCCGTCAGCCCCGCGTGCGGCAGGTCCGCACCACCGAGACGTGA
- a CDS encoding mycothione reductase → MRHHDLVVIGAGSGNAVIDDSFAGLDVAIVEEKWFGGTCLNAGCIPSKMFAYAAHVARTVGEAGTYDVGAELLGVRWRALRDRVFGRLDADREEGRRGRRESDSVTVYEGRARFTGPRELRIDLADLGGGFVDISARQLVIAAGGRPLVPPPVLDSGLPYETSDTVMRIDAPPRRLAVLGGGYIAAELAEVFAAAGSSVVIVEKEDRLLGPQDETVAERFTELARSRYDLRLGREVTAVGGRPGALRLTLDDASTVEADTLLVAAGRVPNSDRLNLDAAGVATHGDGRIVVDAHQRTTAQGVFALGDICTPVPLKHVANREAQVVAHNLRHPDDLIAADHDLVPAAVFTSPQIASIGATGQDCRDRGLNPLVGEARYADIAYGWAMEDTTGFCKVLAERGTGRLLGAHLMGPQAATLIQPLVLAMTLGIDARTLAGSPYWIHPALTELVEKALLDLGL, encoded by the coding sequence ATGCGGCACCACGATCTCGTCGTCATCGGTGCGGGATCCGGCAACGCCGTCATCGACGATTCCTTCGCCGGTCTCGACGTGGCGATCGTCGAGGAGAAGTGGTTCGGCGGAACCTGCCTGAACGCGGGCTGCATCCCGAGCAAGATGTTCGCCTACGCCGCCCACGTGGCCCGGACCGTAGGCGAAGCCGGTACGTACGACGTCGGCGCGGAGCTGCTCGGCGTGCGCTGGCGGGCTCTGCGCGACCGGGTGTTCGGGCGCCTGGACGCCGACCGCGAGGAGGGCCGCCGGGGGCGCCGGGAGTCGGACTCCGTCACCGTGTACGAGGGAAGGGCGCGCTTCACCGGCCCGCGCGAACTGCGGATCGACCTCGCGGACCTCGGCGGCGGCTTCGTCGACATCAGCGCACGGCAGCTCGTCATCGCCGCCGGCGGCCGCCCACTGGTGCCTCCGCCCGTCCTCGACTCCGGGCTGCCGTACGAGACGTCCGACACCGTCATGCGGATCGACGCGCCGCCCCGCCGCCTGGCCGTCCTCGGCGGTGGCTACATCGCGGCCGAGCTCGCGGAGGTGTTCGCGGCGGCCGGCAGCTCCGTGGTCATCGTGGAGAAGGAGGACCGGCTGCTCGGCCCCCAGGACGAGACGGTCGCCGAACGGTTCACCGAACTGGCCCGTTCCCGCTACGACCTCAGACTGGGCCGGGAAGTGACCGCGGTGGGCGGCCGCCCGGGCGCCCTACGGCTGACCTTGGACGATGCCTCCACGGTCGAGGCGGACACGCTGCTGGTCGCCGCGGGCCGCGTGCCCAACAGCGACCGGCTGAACCTCGACGCCGCGGGCGTCGCCACCCACGGCGACGGCCGCATCGTCGTCGATGCGCACCAACGCACCACCGCGCAAGGGGTCTTCGCGCTCGGTGACATCTGCACACCGGTGCCGCTCAAGCACGTGGCGAACCGCGAGGCGCAGGTCGTCGCCCACAACCTCCGCCACCCCGACGACCTGATCGCCGCCGACCACGACCTGGTGCCCGCGGCCGTCTTCACCAGCCCCCAGATCGCCTCCATCGGCGCCACCGGCCAGGACTGCCGCGACCGGGGCCTCAACCCGCTGGTGGGGGAGGCCCGGTACGCGGACATCGCCTACGGCTGGGCGATGGAGGACACCACCGGCTTCTGCAAGGTGCTCGCCGAACGCGGCACCGGCCGCCTGCTCGGCGCCCACCTCATGGGCCCGCAGGCCGCCACCCTCATCCAGCCCCTCGTCCTGGCGATGACCCTGGGAATCGACGCGCGCACCCTGGCCGGTTCCCCGTACTGGATCCACCCGGCGCTCACCGAGCTCGTGGAGAAGGCCCTCCTCGACCTCGGCCTGTGA
- a CDS encoding hydrophobic protein, with protein MVPLLLVLLLILVLVGAGFALKILWWVAIAVLVLWLLGFVARPKGGSGRWYRW; from the coding sequence ATGGTTCCCCTTCTTCTCGTTCTGCTTCTGATCCTGGTTCTCGTCGGTGCGGGTTTCGCACTGAAGATCCTGTGGTGGGTGGCCATAGCCGTACTGGTGTTGTGGCTGCTCGGTTTCGTCGCCCGACCCAAGGGCGGCAGCGGTCGCTGGTACCGCTGGTAG
- a CDS encoding PRC-barrel domain containing protein, whose product MTEHVWSYKSTAGHLAGVDLTGYKVEATDGGIGKVDKHSDEVGDAYLVVDTGVWIFGKEVLLPASTVVSIVPEERKVLVDRTMGQIKNAPEFHRDKHLTNPGYREELRTYYATSSPFGIPPA is encoded by the coding sequence GTGACTGAACATGTGTGGAGTTACAAGTCGACCGCCGGTCACCTGGCCGGTGTCGATCTGACCGGCTACAAGGTCGAGGCGACCGACGGCGGCATCGGCAAGGTCGACAAGCACTCCGACGAGGTCGGTGACGCCTATCTGGTCGTGGACACCGGCGTGTGGATCTTCGGGAAGGAGGTCCTGCTGCCGGCGAGCACCGTCGTGAGCATCGTCCCGGAGGAGCGGAAGGTCTTGGTCGACCGGACGATGGGCCAGATCAAGAACGCGCCCGAGTTCCACCGGGACAAGCACCTCACCAACCCCGGGTACCGCGAGGAACTGCGGACCTACTACGCCACCAGCAGCCCCTTCGGCATCCCGCCGGCCTGA
- a CDS encoding DUF6296 family protein — MGRTDLVRAYELVFPGVTEGGQDVVRVTVTDRTGPGGHPVYEDATGIIQAEISNRSEVRVLATGAGQEPAHGVTARPLSG; from the coding sequence ATGGGACGGACGGATCTGGTGCGAGCGTACGAGTTGGTGTTCCCCGGCGTGACCGAGGGCGGCCAGGACGTCGTGCGGGTGACCGTCACGGACCGGACGGGGCCGGGAGGCCACCCGGTCTACGAGGACGCCACGGGCATCATCCAGGCGGAGATCAGCAACCGGTCGGAAGTGCGCGTGCTGGCCACCGGGGCCGGTCAGGAACCGGCTCACGGGGTCACGGCCCGGCCCTTGTCCGGGTGA
- a CDS encoding YhjD/YihY/BrkB family envelope integrity protein encodes MRSAARRARAGRRWVHVRDVDLWQRSLGFAALGFLTLVPLLIVVSAADTRSGQGFAQWLGDGLGVSPAARAEIERLFALPGQAWRTTTAFGLALLAVFGLSFGTMLQSGYERVWDLPPSRWWARWRHVLWLSVLVGALFLSAIAPPWRDSPARGFVTAAIGTLFFWWSQHLLLGGRVPWTALLPGAVATMFGLLGLRVFSRLVFSPLIASSAVTYGPFGTVLVIQTWLVGVGVVVFGGALVGRFLHDELQRRAPPVAPGQ; translated from the coding sequence ATGCGCAGCGCGGCCCGGCGCGCGCGGGCCGGACGCCGCTGGGTGCACGTCCGGGACGTGGACCTGTGGCAACGCTCCCTCGGCTTCGCGGCGCTCGGGTTCCTGACCCTGGTGCCCCTGCTCATCGTCGTGTCCGCGGCGGACACCCGCAGCGGGCAGGGGTTCGCGCAGTGGCTGGGAGACGGTCTCGGCGTCTCTCCGGCCGCCAGGGCCGAGATCGAGCGGCTCTTCGCCCTGCCCGGCCAGGCGTGGCGGACCACGACGGCCTTCGGCCTCGCGCTGCTCGCCGTGTTCGGCCTGTCCTTCGGCACGATGCTGCAGAGCGGCTACGAACGGGTCTGGGACCTGCCCCCGTCCCGCTGGTGGGCCCGCTGGCGTCACGTGCTGTGGCTGAGCGTGCTGGTGGGGGCACTCTTCCTCTCGGCGATCGCCCCGCCGTGGCGCGACTCCCCGGCCCGCGGCTTCGTCACGGCCGCGATCGGAACCCTCTTCTTCTGGTGGTCCCAGCACCTGCTGCTCGGCGGCCGGGTCCCGTGGACCGCCCTGCTCCCCGGGGCCGTGGCCACCATGTTCGGGCTGCTCGGCCTGCGGGTCTTCTCCCGGCTCGTCTTCTCACCGCTGATCGCCTCCAGCGCCGTCACCTACGGCCCCTTCGGAACCGTCCTCGTCATCCAGACCTGGCTCGTCGGCGTCGGCGTGGTCGTCTTCGGGGGCGCGCTCGTAGGCCGGTTCCTCCACGACGAGCTGCAGCGCCGGGCGCCTCCGGTGGCACCCGGGCAGTGA